In Paludibaculum fermentans, the genomic stretch ATCCAACCAGGACCACCCGCCGGACCCCGGGGTAGACCTGCACCGCCACCCTCGACCCGAAGCTGAACCCGCTCACCGTGAGCGGCAACTGCGGATAGCGGGCGCGCAAAACGGCCAGAACCGCCCGTGCATCCTCCACCTCGCCCACTCCGTTGTCGTGGGTACCCTCGCTGAGGTTGACACCCCGGAAGTTGAACCGCAGCGTCACGGCGCCAATCTGGCGCAGGCCGCGGGCCAGCCTGTGAACGACTTTGTTGTGCATCGTCCCGCCGCCCAGTGGGTGGGGGTGGCAGACAAGCGCTGCCTCGGTGGGCGCGCCGGAGTCCGGCTCTTCCAGCATCGCTTCCAGCCGCCCGGCCGGACCGTCGATGAACAGCGTTTCGATGCGCCGCATGAGCTGGAAGGGATCAGTTCGAACGGTAGTTCGTGAACTGCATGTCGATGCCGAAGTCCTTTGACTTCAACAACGCAATGACTTCCTGCAGCGTGTCGCGATCTTTTGCGGAGACGCGCACCAAATCCCCCTGGATGGCCGCCTGCGCCTTCTTCTTCGAGTCCTTGATCACCTTCACGATCTCTTTGGCCTTTTCCGAGGCGATCCCCTGCTGCATGGTGATCTCCTGCCGCACGCGCGTGCCGGCCGTCGGCTGGATGTTGCCGTAAGTAAAGGCCTTCAACGGCACCTGCCGCTTCACCAGCTTCGACTGCAGAATCTCCAGGACAGCTTTGATCTGGAAGTCGCCGGAGGACGTCAGCGTGATCGTGAGCTCTTTCTCGTTGAGCTCGATCGTGCTCTTCGAATCCTTCAGGTCATACCGCTGGATCACTTCCTTGGTCGCCTGCTGGATCGCGTTCATAACCTCGGGAATCTCCACTTTGGAGACGATGTCAAATGAATTGTCGGGCATAGGGCTTTGGATTCGCTGGCCTAGTGTCCCAGAGCGATCAGGATTTTTCCAGTGATTTCTTCCACGATCGCCGGGAGACTACGGTCCAATGCAATTGTAACAGCGGCGCGAATCGCTTCGGGATCCAGCTCCGGACGCGGTGGCATCACCACCACGGCCGCGGGCTCTTCCGGCGGCGGAGGCGGCGGCACCGTGTCGCTGAACAGCCCTCGCGCAAACCGCGCCTTGTCGATCAGCGGTTTGATCGTCTCCAGCACCACGGAAGCCTCAAACGGCTTCTTCAGCACGGCGTCGCACCCGGCCCGCCGTGCCTCTTCCTCGTCCACCGGCTCCAACAGGCCGGCGATCAGTACAACACCGGCATGCCGGTGCTTCTCGCTGCTCTTAATATACCGGCAAATCTCGTACCCCGACTTTTGCGGCAGGAATACGTCCGCCAGCACCAGATCCGGGTCCACATCCGCCAGGCGCACCAGCACCGTGTCGCCCTCTGTAATGGTGACGACCTCGTACCCTTCCTCGCGGAGAATCCGCTCCCCCATGCGCTGGGCATGCGGGCTGTCGTCAGCGAGTAGAACGCGAACTGGTGAAGACAAAGGGGGTTACTTCTTTTCCTCGGTGGCCGCCGGAGTCGTCGTCGCGGCGGCCTTCTTCTTGTCCTGCTTCGGAGCCTTCTTAGCCTTCCCCTTCTTCTGGGCCGGCATCTGATGGTTCGTCGGAATCATCTCGTTCGGATTCGCGGCGGCAGGAGCAGCCGCCTGCGGCGTAGTCGGCGTCTGCGCAGCCGCTGGCTGAGTCGCACGGGCATCCGGCTGCGTATCCAGTTGCGAAGTGCCGCCCGTCGGATTCGTGCTGATGGTGATGTCGGTATTGCCGCCGACTGCACCCGCGGGCACCGGCACGCTGGCCGGGATCGAGGGCCGCAGGTTGGTCATGGCGGGCTGGCCCGACTTGGCGGCCATCGTCACGTCAGGATCCTTCGAGAAAGGAGCCCACGCCTTGCTCATCATGCCCTTCTTGGCCTGATTCTCCAACTCGTACTTCATCCGGGCGTAAGCCACCGGATCCGGCTCGGGAATCTCCGCTTCCATCTCCTTGAGCTTGTCCTTGGCTTGATCCGCCATCGGGCTCAGGGGGTAATCGCGGACAATCTTCTGGTACGACGCGATGCTCTTCTGCTTGAAGCGCGGCCCCATGTGGCTGTAGCTGTCGCCCGAGAGCCAAAGTGCCTGGTCCGACCCGCTGTAGAGCGGGTAGTGGTCCGTCACCGTCTGCAGGCGGTTGGCCGCCGCCGGGAACGACCCCTTGTGATGGTAGAACGCGCCCACCCGGAACTCACCCTCGCTCGACACTTCCTGGATGTCGCGCAGCCGCTGCGCCGCTTCCGGCGCGTAGCGCGAATTCGGGAAGTTCGTCAGCAGCGTCCGGCACTCTTCCTCGGCCCGCATCACGTGCGTCGGATCGCGGTCCGGCTTCTCCATCTGTTTGTAGTGGATGTCGCAGACCTTCATCTGCGCTTCGGCCGACTCTTCCAGGGTCGGGTAGAACAGAATGAAGTCCTTGTACTCAGCTTCCGCCTGGGCAAAAGCGTGCGTACCGCCTTCCCTCATCCACGAATCGGCGATCGCCAGCTTGGACTTGGCCAGAAACTCGCTGGTGTCGTACGTATTCATCAACGTGTTCAGGGTCAGGCGGGCCACTTCATAACGGCCCCGCTCAATGTCCTTCACGGCCTTGTCGAACAAAACCTTATCGGGTTGCTCGGTGTCTTTCGTGATCGGGTTTTCGTACTTCTTCCCACGGCAGCCTGCGCCAAACACGGCAAACAGGCAGACGAGTACGGCGGCGATCCATTGCGCCGAGCGGTTCCTGGAGAAGATCATCAGTCGCATCACCTTATTTGCGGGGTTCCGTAGGGAGTCACACCCTGCGGGCCACGGCGTCCATGGCCGCCTGCCGCATGGCAGTAACGGCATGGGCCGGATTCGGAGCGCCAAAAACACTGGAACCGGCAACAACCCAGTCCACTCCTGCTTCGGCGACCCTACCTACATTGTCCACTGAGACACCTCCGTCGATCTCAATGGAAAAACTCAGTCCCAGCCGTTCCCGTTGCTCGCGCAGCGCGCGAACCTTCTCCAGAACGTAGGGGATAAACGATTGCCCCCCAAACCCGGGATTCACACTCATCAGCAGAATGTAGTCCACCAGGGGCAGGACATTCTCCACTGTCACGAGCGGAGTCGCCGGATTCAGCACCACCCCGGCGCGCGCCCCTTCGCTTTGGATCATCCGGATCGTTCTGTCCAGATGTGGGCACGCTTCCTGGTGAACCGATACGCAGTCCGCGCCGGCCGCAACGAACATCGGCGCGTAAGTATCTGCGTCTTCAATCATTAAGTGGACATCAATGGCCAGCTTCGTGCTCTTCCGCAACGACTGCAGCACCGGCACGCCAAACGAAATGTTGGGCACAAAATGCCCGTCCATCACGTCGAAATGCAGAAAATTCACCCCCGCTTCGGTCACCTGGGCGATCTGTTCGCCAAGGCGAGCGAAGTCCGCGGCCAGAAGGGACGGCAGGATTTCGATCATCGGGAGGATCCCTCCATCTTAACCTTTCGTGCGGCAGCCGCGCGCGTTCGAAGTCGTCATTCCTACTCCGGCTGTACCAGGACTGCGGCGAAGAATCCGTCACCCGGATCCCGCCCCGGCAGTCTCTGTACCACGCGTTGGACGCGCGCCGCCGCCACCCGGTTAACCACTTCTTTGTTTTCTTCCGGTTCCAGTGAACAGGTGGAGTAGACCAGGCGCCCACCCGGACGCAGGCACGCTAATGCATTGCGCAGGATACGGATCTGCCGCTCCGCCTGGCGCGTGATCTCTTCCGGAGCCAGCCGCCACCGGATCTCCGGATTCCGCGCCAGCGTCCCCGTCCCCGAACACGGCGCATCCACCAGGATCCTGTCGAACACCCGCCCGAACGGCAGCGCCTTCTCCGCATCCAGTTGAACCCGCGGACATTGCGCCATGAACGCCCTCAGACGCGCCGCGCTGGAATCGCACGCCACCACCTTCACCGGCGTCTCCATGGCCTGCAGCGTCTTGTTGCCCGGAGCCGCGCACAGATCCAGAAATCGTTGACCCTCTTGCAGTTGCAGGTAGGGCACAATCGACTGCGACCCCACGTCCATTACCCGTGAACCCTCCGGCACCGGCCCCTCCAGGGTGTCGCCGGCAACGGTTTCGCCACTCGCGGTACGCAGCCAGGTCTCCGGCTCGTGCAGTCCCGCTTCGGCCACCAGCACAGCCGCCGCGCCGCCCAGGTTCTTGCGCCAGCGCGCCCACAGCCACTCCGGCATGGAGTACCGGACTTCATCCGACGGCCACTCCGCCGGAATCTCCGGCAGCCGCCGCAGCACCGCATTCGCAAAGCCCGCGGCCGACTGCTTCCCCGCCATCTTGACCAGGTCCACACTCTCGCCCACAGCGGCATGCGGCGGAATCTTCGACAGAAAGCGCAGTTGGAACGCGCCCATGCGCAGGGCGCGCACGACGGAAGAGTCCATTTTCGACACCGGCCGCGAGGCGGCTTGGGTGATCAGGTAGTCCAACTGGGCGCGGCGGCGGAGGACGCCAAATACAATCTGAGTGACCAACCCCGCGTCGCGGGCGTCCAGGCGCACAATGCGCTCATCCAACAGATCGGCGGCAAATCCCCCTCTGTCCACCGCGCCAAGGATCTCGAAAGCGATACGGCGCGCAGGGGTCACACTTTATAATAGGGATTTGGAACTCCAGAAAGTCATCCTCCGCAAAGTCGGCGAAGCCATCACCCGGTTCAAGATGATCCGGGAAGGCGACCGCGTGGCCGTCGGCTTCTCCGGCGGCAAAGACTCCCTCACCCTGCTCGAAGCGTTGTTGCTCCTGCGCGACCGCGCTCCCATCAATTTCTCCGTCTGCGCGTTTACCATCGACCAGGGTAAGTTCCTCAAACCCATCGAGCCCTTTCGCGAGTACCTCACCAGCCGCGGCGTCGACTGGACCCTGCGCGTCGACGGCCCCTCCGTGCGCCTGATCACTGAACAGCCCGAGCATGGCTGTGACGTCTGCAGCCGCTTCCGCCGCCGCGCCGTTTACCAGATCGGCCGCGAACTCGACGCCAACGTCATCGCCTTCGGCCACACCGCCGACGATTTCTGCGAATCGTTCCTGCGTAACGCCATGTTCACCGGCCGCATCAGTGCCCTGCCCCCCGTAACTTACTCCAGCAAAAAGGACTTCCGGCTCATCCGCCCGCTCCTCTACGTCACTGAGGACCTCACCCGCGCCTTTGCCGGTGAAACAGGAGCCCCGGTCATTCCCTGCGGCTGTTCGCTGAAAACAGGCACCGTCCGGCGCTCGATTCGTGATATCTTTGCGGACCTGGAGAAAGACTACCCGCACTTAAAGCACACTCTTCTTTCCGCCATGGGAAACATCAATCCCAGCCGTCTGTTAGACCTCCGTTACCTGGACCTGGACAACGCCACCGACGAGGCCGAATCCAGCCTCCTGCCGGTGCTGCAGGACGAAGTATTCACCAAATCGTAACCCTGCACAAGTTGACCCGGCCCCCGCTCCCTCTGAGATAATCTTGTTTCCGCCCCGAACTGTAGATAGGCCTTCCGGCCGACCCTCCCAGGACGGATGAGTTTGCATTGAGGCTGTATGAGGCTTCTTCCTCGCGAAGAAAAATTCTTCCACTACTTTGTTGAACAGGCACGGCTGATCGCACAGGCATCCCAGGTGCTTCGCCAAGCCGCGGAAAAGGGCCCCAGCGCGCTGCGCGAGGCCGAAGTCGCTATTGCTCGCCTGGAACAGAAGGGCGATGAAATCATCCACGAGATCTTCACCCGCCTGAACCAGACGTTCATCACCCCCCTGGATCCCGAGGATATCCACTCCCTCGGCTCCCACATGGACGACGTGCTGGACGGTATCGAAGACTCGGTGCACCGCCTGGTCGCCTACAAGATCGATCCCATCCCGCAGCCCATGATCGAGGTCTGCCGCGTCATCGAGGGCTGCGCCCTCATGCTCGAGAAAGCCTTCGAGGCGCTCAACGCCGAGAAGCCCCTGCTCGACCACTGCATTGAGATCAACAGGCTGGAGGATACCGCGGACCACATCGTGCGCGCCGCCATCGCCGACCTGTTCGATAAGGAGAAGGACCCCTTCTCCCTCATCAAGCAGAAAGAGATTTACGAGTTCCTCGAAATGACCACCGACTACTGCGAAGACGTCGCCGACGCCCTGCAGAACGTCATCGTCAAGAACGGGTAGCACCACGGTGGCGATCGACTCAACTTTGATTCTGGTGACGCTGATCGTGGTGGTCGCCTTGGTGTTCGACTACATCAACGGCTTCCACGATGCCGCCAATTCCGTGGCCACCGTCGTGGCCACCCGCGTTCTTACACCTTTTCAGGCCGTCCTTTGGGCGGCCTTTTTTAATTTCACGGCCGCCATCCCGCTGCTCTTCTGGGACGAAGCCGGCGTCGCCAAAACCGTCGGCCAGGGCATGGTCAAGATGGAAGTCGTCTCCGAGTACGTCCTGCTCGCGGGCCTCATCGGCGCCATCTTCTGGAACCTCTTCACCTGGTACTATGGCATCCCCTCCAGCTCGTCGCACGCCCTCATCGGCGGCTACGCGGGCGCGGCCATGGTGAAGGTTGGACTCACGCAAGGCTTCGGCCACTGCATGGAAGCCATCGTGGTCTCCGGCTGGATCACGACCATGACGTTCATCGTCGTGGCTCCGCTGCTGGGCCTCGTCCTGGGGTACGCCCTCATGGTGGCGATCTACTGGATGTTCCGGCACTCCTCGCCCAAAAAGATGGACCGCTGGTTCCGCCGTCTGCAGTTGGTCTCCTCGGGCCTGTTCAGCTACTCCCACGGCTCCAACGACGCCCAGAAGACCATCGGCATCATCACGGGCGTGCTGCTCACCGCCGGCTACATCAAGACCTTCCACGTGCAGTGGTGGGTCGTCCTCGCCGCCTTCTCGGCCATCGCCCTGGGCACCATGAGCGGCGGCTGGCGCATCGTCCACACCATGGGCGGCAAACTCACCCGCCTGAAGCCCCGTGGCGGCTTCTGCGCGGAAACCGCCGGCGCCATCGCAATCCTGTTCCCCACTTACCTCAAGATCCCGGTGTCCACGACACACGTGATCACGGGCGCCATCGCCGGAGTCGGCTCCATCCAGCGCATGAAAGCGGTGCGCTGGGGCCTGGCCAAGAATATCCTCTGGGCCTGGATCCTCACGCTCCCGCTCTCCGCCGCTGTCGGTGGACTGGCCTTCGCCTTCATCCACATGGTGTCGGGCAAACAGTAACTGCCGTTCCGAAGTCGTAAGTGACGGGCTGGGCCCGTCCTTACGGCAGCGTCTCCGCCAGAATCTTCTCCGTCTGCGACGCCCGGAACTCATCCAGCTTCGCCGCCAGTCCGGCATCGGCCAGCCCCAGCGTCGCCACAGCAAACAGCGCCGCATTGATCGCCCCGGCCTTGCCGATCGCAAACGTCGCCACGGGAATACCGCCCGGCATCTGCACAGTGGACAGCAGCGAATCCAGGCCGTCCAAAGCCCAGCCCTTCATCGGAACGCCCAGCACCGGCAGAGGAGTGTGCGCCGCCACGACGCCCGCCAGGTGGGCCGCTCCGCCCGCCGCCGCGATAATAATCTTCACGCCGCGTTCCTTCGCGGTGCGTGCAAACTCGGTCGCCGCCTCCGGAGTCCGGTGCGCCGAACAGACCCGCTTATCGTGCGCGATCCCAAACTGCGCCAGCGTATCGCAGGCGTGCTTCATCGTCTCCCAGTCGGACTTACTGCCCATAATTACGGATACAAGTGGAGTGCTGCTCATAGTGGTGTCTTGGTTGTGGTCAGGAACGAGGTGGGGGCGCGAGGCCCTCTTCTCTAGTATCCGATAGCTTTGCGCCGCGCGCAGCCCACAAATGAGTCAGGAACAATCCCGCCCGCACCTGGTGTCTATCCAGGCATCATGGCCTTCACCAACAGCAGTGCCCGCGGAGCTGAACTGAATGTCACGCCCCTCATCGACATCCTGCTCGTGCTCCTGATCATCTTCATGGTGATCACACCGCCCAAAACCCTGGGCCTCTCCGCCGCCCTGCCGCAGCCCGGTGGCGACCCGCCCACCAACAGCCCGGCCGACCGCTCCGTCGTCATCCAGCTCGATGGCGATTCCAACCTGCGCATCAACACCGAACCCATCCGCCTACCCGACCTCGGAGCCCGCCTCCTCGACATCTTCAAGACCCGAGCCGAGCGTGTCGTCTTCGTCCAGGCCAGAGCCGACACCGAGTTCCAGTACGTCGCCCAGGTCGTGGACATCGCCAAAGGCGCCTCCATCGACCATGTCGGCCTGCTCACGGCCCGCCTCGACGACGGACGCTGAAACGCGAAAGAGGGCCGGCATGCACCGGCCCCCTTTCATCCTCAAGCTGACAACTGCTTCTAGAACTCGATCCGCGCGCTCACCTGTCCCGTACGGCTGCCGCCAAATTCGGAAGCCCGCGCGGAAGTGATCTTGCCGAAACTGCTGCTGTCGATCGACAGATTCGGATCAGCCAGATTCGTGTGATTCAGCACGTTGGTGAACGTACCCTCCACCTTCAGCTTGAACCGCTCCGTCAGGTTCACCGTCTTGGCCAGGCCGGCCGACAGGTTGATGGTGCTGGGACCGTGGATGATGCCCACCCCCGAGTTCCCAAACCGCCCGATCGGAGCCGGATCCGACGTTGGGCTGATACCCGTCCGGCAAGGCTTCGTCGCCTGCCAGTTCGGCGATCCGGGACACACGAACGCCCCGATATCGGCCCACTTGTCCCGAGTCGGATTCGACAGGTTCCCGTCGCCCACCCGATCCGGGTGCTGCGTCCGGCCGATGCGGCCCGAGCCCGTACCCGAAGGATCACCGCCGCTGAACGTCGGCGTCATGTACGGCCCGCTCTGCGCCAGGAAGCTCGAGCTCAGCCGCCATCCGCCGATCACCGCGTCCGCCGCCTTGTTCATGTGCGAGCCATACGTCCGCCCGCGCCCGAAGGGCAGCTCGTACACCGCCGTCGTGATCCAGCGATGCCGCCGCGTCGCATACACCGGACCATGCTCCGACGCCCGGTTGTACGTATCCATGCTGCGCCCGCCGCCCGTCTCGCCCGCGAAACCCGTCGAACTCGGCCCCTGGTTGTCCGCCAGGTTGCTGGCAAACGTGTAGGTCGAATTCAGTTGCAGCGTGCTGCTCAGGTGATGGTTCAGCTCCACCTGGCCGGCATGGTAGATGGCGCTCGCGCCCGTGGCGCGCGTATTCACCACACCCCAGTTCGGGAACGGCCGCCGGCTCAAGGGCTGCGCCGCATAGAACTGCGTCGAGTAGTACGACTGGTTCAGGTCCGGAGCCCACACCAGCGACAACGTCCGCTGGCCGATGTACGACACACGCAAGCCGGTCGACCGCGCAATCTCCCGGTCCACCGAGAAGTTCCACTGGTACGACTTCGGATCCTTGAAGTCGATCGAGTTCGCCGTGCCGAAGTACGCATTGCCAAACGAGTCGCTGACAATGCCGCTGCCGCCCGCGTTGATGTTCGGCCAGGCAAACGTCGGCTTGCCCTGCAGGTCCGGATTCAGGAACTGCCGCGCATCCGACTGGAGCGTCCCGGTCAGCGAGTAGAACACGCTGCCCAGCACGACCACGTTATACAGGCCCGCACCGCCGCGGATCACCGTCTTGCCGTTCGTAAACGGCCGGTAGGCGAAGCCAAAGCGCGGCAGGAACCGCAGCTTGGGCACGAATCGCAGACCTTCCGGAAGACCCGCCGCCGACGCCGAGAACACCGGTGTACACGGAGCCCCGTTCGCCGACGGACCCGCCGTACTGTTGAACGCCGGGCAGGCATTGAACGACGCCAGGTACCCCGGAGCCAGGTTCGCCTCCGTCCCCGTCGGATACACTACCCGGCCCGACTTCGGCACGCTGGGATCGAAGTTCCCGATATTGCCGCCCGAGTCCTTGTACGACGGGTGGTACTCATACCGCAGCCCGAACTCCAGCGTCAGCTTCGGACTCACCCGGTAGCTGTCCTGCGCATACACCGCATAGTGGTTAGTGCGCCCGTCATTGTCGTTCTTCACAATCGCGAACGCCGTGCCCACCGGCAGCCCCAGCAGGAAATCACCCACCGCGTTCTGCGAAAAAGTGCCGTCAAACGAGTAGTTGCCGTAGTTGTCGCCACCGATAAAGCCCAGGTCCGACCCCGCCCGCATGTGCCGGATGTCGCCGCCGAACTTCATCGTGTGCCGCCCCTTGATCCAGGTCAGGTTGTCCGTGTACTGGAAGGTGTGCGACTTCCCAAACCCGTCCACGCGGTCGACGTCCAGCGACTGGACCTGCCCGTCGATGTCGATGTCCGGCAGGCCGTTGTAGGGGAACTTCGGCCCAATGCCCACCAGCCCCAGCGAGTTCGTGAACCTCGGCCCGTCGAAGGGCATCGCGTTGGCGTTGTCGAATAGCGAGAACCCGAAACGGAACTCGTTCAACAGATTCGGCTTCAGCGTGTAGTTGTGCGAGACCACGAACATCTTGCTGTTCTCGTCCGCGGTGCCGGAAGGCAAAGCCAGCGGCTTCGGCGTGTTGGTGGTCGTCTTGAGCCACGTCCAGCGCGCGTACACCGACTGCTTCGACGTCAGGTAGTGGTCCACCCGGATGTCGTACTGGTTCGAGTTGTAGCTGTTGTCGCGATTGGCGATGAAGTTGGCATCGTGGATCTTCGTCAGGTCGCCCGCGTTCGGCAGCGGGTACAACGACAGCAGCTTCTTCGACACATCGCTGATGCGATTGGCCGGTATCACATTGTTGGCGAACGGCTGGCCCGTCGTCGGGTCGTACACCGTCACACCTTCATTGCGGAAGTCGCCGTTGCGTACCGCTTCGGTCGGCACGCGATTCTGGATCGTCGCGCCGCGCGGGAAGGTGAACCGCTCGAAGTCGGCAAAGAAGAATGTCTTGTTCTTGCCGTTGTAGACGTGCGGGATCGTCACCGGACCGCCGCCGCTGCCCCCAACATCGTTCGCGACCTTCTGCGGCTTGGTCAGCGCGCCATAGCGGTTCGCGTCCAGCGCGCGATTCTGGTGATACCAGAAGGCCGCGCCATGGAAGTCGTTCGTCCCACTCTTCGAGATCGTCGTGACGTCGCCGGACTGGCCATACTCAGCCGTATTGCCCACGCCCTGCACCTTGATCTCGGCGATCATCTCCATCGACGTGAAGCTCTTCCGCGACGGCCCGTTGCCCGTCACCTGCGTCGTCGAAATGCCGTCCACCGAATACTGCGTCTGCGACGGCAGGTTGCCCTGGATCGTGAAGTTGCCGCTGTTGTCAGACTGCACGCCCGGCAGCAGTGCAATCAGGTTGTACGGACTCGTGCTGTCCGCCGCGCGCACATTGCCCGGCAGCGTCGCCAGCTTCTCCGCATTGATGGCCGTGGCGACCATCTGCGTGTCAGTCGTGATCACGCCGGTCGACCCTTCCACGTTCACCACTTCACTCACATCGCCCACCTTCAGCGCCATATCGACGCGCAGCGTCTGGCGGGAAGTCAGCGTCAACTCGGACGCCGTGGACAATTGAAAGCCCTTTGCCGAAGCCTCCACTTTGTAATGCCCCGGCTTCGAATTCACGGCTTCAAATGAGCCGCTTTCGTTGGTCGTCAGTTCGCGGACGGTATTTTCATCTGTGTTTGTAATCCGGATCACGGCGCCGGCGACCGCCGCACCCGAAACGTCCGTCACCGTTCCGAGTATCACGCCGAAAGTCGACTGTGCTATCGACACAGCCGACAACACTGAACACACGACAAGCGCGCGCAGCCAGTGGTTGCGAATTCCCATGTTGCTTACTCCCTTGGTTACGTTCGTCCACCCCTCAGGCGAACGACTCAGCGGCGAGGATAGCAACGGAGCATTGACCAGCCGTGAATAGAATATTTCTATTCCATGAAAGGAACTAAATCAAGAGATTCCGCTACCACCGGATCTTCGCCGGGAAATACTCGGCGATCAGTTCCTGGTAATAGGGGGTCAGCTTCTCGGCGTCAGGCTTGGTGTTGCCCTTGGAGTACAGATCGTACGGGTTGAACTTCCGCACCCAGTCGAACATGGCTTTGTCATGCTCATTCATGAGGTATTCGTACTCCCCCTCACGGTGGATCGGGTAGCAGGAGTGATACCGGATCATGTAGAGCGCCTCTTCCGGCATGTAATTCTTCACTACATGGTAGAGATACTCGTCATGGCCGAAAGAGAGGTTCACCTGGTCCAGCCCGCAGTTTTCGGAATAGACGCCCAGCCGCGTCTGGTACTCCGGCA encodes the following:
- a CDS encoding alpha/beta hydrolase, whose translation is MRRIETLFIDGPAGRLEAMLEEPDSGAPTEAALVCHPHPLGGGTMHNKVVHRLARGLRQIGAVTLRFNFRGVNLSEGTHDNGVGEVEDARAVLAVLRARYPQLPLTVSGFSFGSRVAVQVYPGVRRVVLVGFPTVYRQFEILERCPVERIFIQSTNDEYGPRHELQPVFDRLWGAKALHWVEAQDHFFAGALAEFEKTVVGIGPLAT
- a CDS encoding YajQ family cyclic di-GMP-binding protein; this translates as MPDNSFDIVSKVEIPEVMNAIQQATKEVIQRYDLKDSKSTIELNEKELTITLTSSGDFQIKAVLEILQSKLVKRQVPLKAFTYGNIQPTAGTRVRQEITMQQGIASEKAKEIVKVIKDSKKKAQAAIQGDLVRVSAKDRDTLQEVIALLKSKDFGIDMQFTNYRSN
- a CDS encoding response regulator; translation: MSSPVRVLLADDSPHAQRMGERILREEGYEVVTITEGDTVLVRLADVDPDLVLADVFLPQKSGYEICRYIKSSEKHRHAGVVLIAGLLEPVDEEEARRAGCDAVLKKPFEASVVLETIKPLIDKARFARGLFSDTVPPPPPPEEPAAVVVMPPRPELDPEAIRAAVTIALDRSLPAIVEEITGKILIALGH
- the bamD gene encoding outer membrane protein assembly factor BamD, whose product is MIFSRNRSAQWIAAVLVCLFAVFGAGCRGKKYENPITKDTEQPDKVLFDKAVKDIERGRYEVARLTLNTLMNTYDTSEFLAKSKLAIADSWMREGGTHAFAQAEAEYKDFILFYPTLEESAEAQMKVCDIHYKQMEKPDRDPTHVMRAEEECRTLLTNFPNSRYAPEAAQRLRDIQEVSSEGEFRVGAFYHHKGSFPAAANRLQTVTDHYPLYSGSDQALWLSGDSYSHMGPRFKQKSIASYQKIVRDYPLSPMADQAKDKLKEMEAEIPEPDPVAYARMKYELENQAKKGMMSKAWAPFSKDPDVTMAAKSGQPAMTNLRPSIPASVPVPAGAVGGNTDITISTNPTGGTSQLDTQPDARATQPAAAQTPTTPQAAAPAAANPNEMIPTNHQMPAQKKGKAKKAPKQDKKKAAATTTPAATEEKK
- the rpe gene encoding ribulose-phosphate 3-epimerase, translated to MIEILPSLLAADFARLGEQIAQVTEAGVNFLHFDVMDGHFVPNISFGVPVLQSLRKSTKLAIDVHLMIEDADTYAPMFVAAGADCVSVHQEACPHLDRTIRMIQSEGARAGVVLNPATPLVTVENVLPLVDYILLMSVNPGFGGQSFIPYVLEKVRALREQRERLGLSFSIEIDGGVSVDNVGRVAEAGVDWVVAGSSVFGAPNPAHAVTAMRQAAMDAVARRV
- a CDS encoding transcription antitermination factor NusB translates to MTPARRIAFEILGAVDRGGFAADLLDERIVRLDARDAGLVTQIVFGVLRRRAQLDYLITQAASRPVSKMDSSVVRALRMGAFQLRFLSKIPPHAAVGESVDLVKMAGKQSAAGFANAVLRRLPEIPAEWPSDEVRYSMPEWLWARWRKNLGGAAAVLVAEAGLHEPETWLRTASGETVAGDTLEGPVPEGSRVMDVGSQSIVPYLQLQEGQRFLDLCAAPGNKTLQAMETPVKVVACDSSAARLRAFMAQCPRVQLDAEKALPFGRVFDRILVDAPCSGTGTLARNPEIRWRLAPEEITRQAERQIRILRNALACLRPGGRLVYSTCSLEPEENKEVVNRVAAARVQRVVQRLPGRDPGDGFFAAVLVQPE
- a CDS encoding ATP-binding protein; this translates as MELQKVILRKVGEAITRFKMIREGDRVAVGFSGGKDSLTLLEALLLLRDRAPINFSVCAFTIDQGKFLKPIEPFREYLTSRGVDWTLRVDGPSVRLITEQPEHGCDVCSRFRRRAVYQIGRELDANVIAFGHTADDFCESFLRNAMFTGRISALPPVTYSSKKDFRLIRPLLYVTEDLTRAFAGETGAPVIPCGCSLKTGTVRRSIRDIFADLEKDYPHLKHTLLSAMGNINPSRLLDLRYLDLDNATDEAESSLLPVLQDEVFTKS
- a CDS encoding DUF47 domain-containing protein, with the translated sequence MRLLPREEKFFHYFVEQARLIAQASQVLRQAAEKGPSALREAEVAIARLEQKGDEIIHEIFTRLNQTFITPLDPEDIHSLGSHMDDVLDGIEDSVHRLVAYKIDPIPQPMIEVCRVIEGCALMLEKAFEALNAEKPLLDHCIEINRLEDTADHIVRAAIADLFDKEKDPFSLIKQKEIYEFLEMTTDYCEDVADALQNVIVKNG
- a CDS encoding inorganic phosphate transporter; this encodes MAIDSTLILVTLIVVVALVFDYINGFHDAANSVATVVATRVLTPFQAVLWAAFFNFTAAIPLLFWDEAGVAKTVGQGMVKMEVVSEYVLLAGLIGAIFWNLFTWYYGIPSSSSHALIGGYAGAAMVKVGLTQGFGHCMEAIVVSGWITTMTFIVVAPLLGLVLGYALMVAIYWMFRHSSPKKMDRWFRRLQLVSSGLFSYSHGSNDAQKTIGIITGVLLTAGYIKTFHVQWWVVLAAFSAIALGTMSGGWRIVHTMGGKLTRLKPRGGFCAETAGAIAILFPTYLKIPVSTTHVITGAIAGVGSIQRMKAVRWGLAKNILWAWILTLPLSAAVGGLAFAFIHMVSGKQ
- the purE gene encoding 5-(carboxyamino)imidazole ribonucleotide mutase, encoding MGSKSDWETMKHACDTLAQFGIAHDKRVCSAHRTPEAATEFARTAKERGVKIIIAAAGGAAHLAGVVAAHTPLPVLGVPMKGWALDGLDSLLSTVQMPGGIPVATFAIGKAGAINAALFAVATLGLADAGLAAKLDEFRASQTEKILAETLP
- a CDS encoding ExbD/TolR family protein; translation: MAFTNSSARGAELNVTPLIDILLVLLIIFMVITPPKTLGLSAALPQPGGDPPTNSPADRSVVIQLDGDSNLRINTEPIRLPDLGARLLDIFKTRAERVVFVQARADTEFQYVAQVVDIAKGASIDHVGLLTARLDDGR